The DNA region TTCTTGTAATCTGCGCAGAGCTTCAGAGTTTTGGTCTATTACTGTAACATTGTGACCAATTGATAGTGTGCGAGATAGATTAAATCCTACTCTTCCTGCACCGGCAATGATAATATCCATATTTAAGAGTTTCCTTTTGTTTTACGTATTTTTTTCTTTTTTAGTTTTTCTCTACGTCTTTTTATACGCTCTTTTATATCTTTAATTCTTCCAATTTCCGTATCTTCAAGATCTACTTCAGTTTTTTCAACTTCTTCTCCTACTGTAACATCTAACATTTCAGATTTTTTCATTGCAAGAATTTGTGATGGAAATACACTTCTATGTCCTGTGATTAAAAAGCTTATAACCGCACTCAATGCAGCATAGTGTGCTATTTCAAGCCCAAAAAGCTCAACTGCCATAATTGTTGCTGCAATAGGTGCATTGGCAGCTCCCGCCAAAACACTTACAAATCCTAGTGCTGCAAATAGTGCAATATGATCATTTCCAACTAATTGACCAAATAGATGTCCGCTTGTAGCACCAATATAGAAAATTGGTGTAATTATTCCTCCGCTTCCTCCTACACCAAGAGTAATTGAAGTAAAGAGAGTTTTGAGTAAAAAAGCGTACCAAGGGATATCTTTTGAAAAGTAAGGATCATGGTTAAGAGTATTCTTTATGGTTTCAAGTCCAAGCCCAAGATATATATCTCCAAAAATCAATGCCAATATTACAAGAAGAACTCCACCTAAAAATGCAACTGTATATGGATGTAAAGGTATTTTTTTAA from Hydrogenimonas thermophila includes:
- a CDS encoding chloride channel protein, whose amino-acid sequence is KKIPLHPYTVAFLGGVLLVILALIFGDIYLGLGLETIKNTLNHDPYFSKDIPWYAFLLKTLFTSITLGVGGSGGIITPIFYIGATSGHLFGQLVGNDHIALFAALGFVSVLAGAANAPIAATIMAVELFGLEIAHYAALSAVISFLITGHRSVFPSQILAMKKSEMLDVTVGEEVEKTEVDLEDTEIGRIKDIKERIKRRREKLKKKKIRKTKGNS